The nucleotide sequence GGATCCATTTCGTGGCATTGGCCATCCTCGAAGTGCCGACGATGAGCACGCGGGTCGATTGCATATTGGCCGAATCGCACCTCCGCAGCGCGGCCCATCCAAGCCAGGATCCCGTTTGAGAGTAGGGAAAGAAAGTCGATGACCTCGTCGTTGTCGGTGTTGGCAGGGGTGAACTGCCAGAAGTTTGGCGTGCCCTGTCGAAACAACCAAACGCCCCGTCCGGCTACGCAAATCGCAGAAAGTGCTGGGCGGACGAAGGCGTTCGAGTCATGTTCAAGATATCGAGCCAGCTCCGTCTTTCTTTTGTCCCCAGGCAGGTCACTGCCCAGAGCGAACAACGCGCTACTGGTTCGCGATGTTACCGGCGTTGCCTGGGCTGCGGCATCATCTTTGTGCCGCAACGCTGCTACCGAGCGTGCGTTCGCGATGGCTTTTTTTAGTTCCGTCGCATTCAGGGTCGTCTTTATCTCAACTGTGTTTATGCATGTTTCGATGGGTATGAGTTGGTCACCGGGTTCGCGGTGCACAAAAATTGCCGGCATCACAAAGGATGAGAAGACAGCGAGATCTATTTCATTGGATTGCCCACCGTAGATGTCGATCACTTTTCCCGAGCCTGTCTTGGCCCAACTCGGCAGGACCTCGCCGACCAGTGCTCGAAATGCTTGCTCGGCGACGCCACCTCGCATGCCTGAATGCGATAGGCCTTTAGATGCCCTTGCCAAACCTAGCAGCGAGCGAACACGTTCCTTCAGCATGTTCCTAAGGAGATCGCTGGCCATCGCATTTTTTCCTTTCGAGACTATCATCTGGGCGAAAATCGTAACGCTTACGTGCGATGATTCGATGCCTGCCCTAGTACGGGCTGGTGCCGTATTCAATCACTGGCTCGCAGCCCGGCCGCATCCCCGTCCCGTCCGGCGGGGCAATCACTCCGCCCCCGCTCGCTCCAGGTTCAAGGCTAGAAGTCGGGCGAGGAGGTCCTCGTCGGAGAGATCGGTCGGCCAGGCATACGCGGCGAAGACGGCTTCATCAAGGCGCTTGTGGGCGAGATCGAGCCAGGTCGGGCGTTCGTTGTAGAGGTTGGTGAGGGTTCGCTTCGCGAGTTTCTTCGCGGCGGCGGCATCGGCGGGCACGACCCGCGGATACCGCACGGTGCCGATCCCCTTCGCGTTCGGCTCCGTCACGTATCGGGTCCAGGGGCCATCGACGGAGCCGGGGAACGTGAGAACTTCCTCCCTTGTCCACTCCGGCGGATTGAGCCAGTTCGTGCGGAGCGTGTCGAGTTCCTTGGCGGCAGCGCTAATGGCGTCGCGCTGGGCCGCCGTTGGCTCGGGGAGTGGGAAGGTTTCAAAACATGTCGTCGGCGTGTACCGGGGTCTGGTTTCCAGGCGTGTCCCGCGTTTCAATGCCCAGAGTTCGTGAGGCCGGGAGTGTAGGACGCCCAAGTAGAAATCATCGTCGCGGGCAAAGACGATTAATTGGTCATCAGGCAACAACGGCAGGGCAATCCAGGCAAACAATCGATATTTCGCCACGCGAGCGGTCACGCAGCAACGCGGAATGCGGCTTAGGGCAGCTCGCATCGCGGGTTGGGTGATACCGTGTAGCCACCATGATGTTTTCAGTCTGGCGTCGTTGTTCTTCATGCGCTCGGAGTGGACATGCGCGCGTACATACTCGAAGGGCAGCTCATATTGTGCCGCGTCGTCGTGCGAGCGGTCGCTTCCGAAATCAATGATCCACATGTTTCGGCTGCGCCGCGTGAGGTCCATCCCATTCCAATATGGCACGACAACGTCCGAGTTTGGGACGCCGTGGGCATTGATCGGAGCAAGGATCATCGACTCAGCAACGTCGCGAGGAATGTCGAACGCGCCGCGTTTCTGGGACCCACGCGAGCATATTCCACGGTTGGACTTCAGTATCTGCGAAGTGGTCACGTCTTCGAGTGGGCTTAGATCACTGTTGATCTTGCTCACCGATCGCCCATCTAACGTACGGACGATTTCGGATTTGCCGCCGAAGCCGACAATCGAAATATGAACGTTTGCACCGTCGAGAATCCAATCTTTGTCACTAATTGCGAAAAAGATGGTTCCAGTTTCGGCGATTCGCGATAGCACCTCACGATTTTTGCCGCCACGAATTCCTTGAGTCGCAAGTAGGCCGGCGCTAGTTGACCGCCCTTGCTCTATCGCTGCCCGGGCTCTCTCAAACCAATAGCAACAGAGGTCGCTAGACGGTGGAAGTCGGCCATTGTAAACGGCAAACAGCGCGGCGACGTATGCGACACTGAGTTCAGAACGCAAAAAACTTCGGCCGAGGAACGGCGGGTTCCCCACGATCACGTCGGCCTCCGGCCACTCGGGTTCCTTCGGATTCTGCGGGTCCGTGAGGTCGATGATCGCGTCGGTGTTTCGGATCGTGTCGATCGGTTGGAGGATCGGATCACGCGGCGCGGCGAAGCCGTTGAAGTGCATCCACTGGAGATAACCAATCCAAATGACCACTTGCGCCAGTTCGGCGGCATAAGGATTGATTTCGAGCCCGTAGAGTTGCGACGGTCGCACCTGCGGCAGCAGCGTCGTGCCGAAGGTGGCGGCCTTCGCGATGACTTCCTTTTCCAGATCCAGAAGGAGCGTGATCGCCACGTAAAGAAAATTTCCCGACCCGCAGGACGGGTCAAGAATTTTGACAGCGGCCAGTCGCTCGACGAAGTCGCGGAGAAGTCTATCGAGTTCCTTTCGGGCCTTGGCGGCCTTTTTCTTGTCGGCAAGCTGCGGCCATAGTTCCTCCGCGCGGCTTTGGACGGCGGCCCATTCCCGTCGCAGCGGAGCCATCAGGACTGGCTCCAGGAGCGTGAGGATGTCTTCCCGGCTTGTGTAGTGAGCGCCGATTTGGGATCGCTTCGCAGGATCAAGGGTACGCTCGAAAAGCGTTCCGAAAATGCTCGGCTCGACACTCGCCCAGTCGTAGGCGTTGAGCGTGATGAGCCGCTCCACGTCGGTGCTGAGAAGCGACGGCACGGGCTCTCCCGCCTTGAACAAGCCGCCGTTGAACCAAGGGACGGAAACGGGGCCATAGTCGCCGCCGCTCGCCATGCAGTCGAACAGGGATTTCAGACGGCCGGCCAGCCGCGCGGGGTCTTTCTTCGCGCCCTCGATCGTGGAGCGGAATGTCCGGTCGGGGAGAAGATCGATGTCTTCGGCAAACATGCAGAAGAGGAGCTTCATCGCGAAGTGGGCCGCGTCATGCCCCGTGATGCCGCGGTCGCGCCACCCGTCGATCATGGTGGCAAACGTCTTCGCCGCCTCGACCGTGATGTCTTCGGTCGTGTGTTCCGGACGCAAAGCCTGCGGATCGTGAAACAGCTTGCGGAGAGTGCCTAGATTCACCGGGTGGTCCAGTGAGTCGAGGTCGAAGGCGTACACCCGTTTGGCGCAGCCAGTGAAGTTGGTGTGAATCTCGAAGCGGTTCAGGTCGCAGACGACCAAGAGCGGTGGGTTTTCAAGTGATTCGCGGTAGAGCTGGAGCTGCGCGTACGCCGCCTTCAAGTCCTTATGCTTGCCTTTGTATTCCCAGCCGAAGTAGCCGCGTTTCCACACGTCGGCCCAGCCGTTGCCACCCTCGGACTTTTCCACGCCCCGCTCGAAGGTGTACTCCTCGCCGGTCGGGTCAGCCTCCGCGGGCGTCGGGTGGCCGAGCATCCGGCACAGGTCGATGAAATGCTCCTGGCAGGCTGCCCGTTCGGATAGGTCGGCCGGCTTCCACTTCGCGATGAAGGCGTGAGGCGTGAGGGATTGCAACATGGGGCCAGAGTGTACGCCCCCCGGTAGAGCGGGACTAGCCAAGCGTTTGGGCTGCGAGCAAAACCGACTGAGGCGTCACAGGCGAACGAAGTGGGCCATTGGAAACCGCGGCCGCGCGTCAGTGTTTGGTTTTGTGTTCGGGCGGGGGGCTCGATACATTCCGCTCGACGGCGGCGAACAGCGTGATCCAACGTAGGCCTCAGAAGACGGAGTCGCAGACTTGAAGATTCCAAGCAAGGTTCGGGATGAGTACATGGAGCTTGGAAAGAGCTTCCAAGGGACGTCGGGAATGCTCATGAAGGCGATGCAAGCGTTCACCAGGCGTGAGGCGAGAAACCTGCTTGCCGCCGGCGCGTCGAAGCCAGAACTAGCCGATGGCTTCAAACAACTTGCGGCGGACTGCTACGAGAAAGCGTGCCGCGAGAAGTGGATGAACGATTATGCGCTTGACCTGGCGGAAACCGTGCGGGCAGCGGTCGTGTCCTTACGAGCGAAGTAGACGGCGGACGGTCTTGCCCGCGGCTGGGACGGAGGCGGCGGGAGCCATGACCCGCCAGCCCGACGCGAGACGAGGAGCCGCCGTCGCGAACGGCCATCTCAATCGAGGAAGCGACAAGTGCGGCGGTTGCCCGGCGGCATGGATGCCGCCGATGAGGCTGGCAGGATGCCTTCTGGCGGCCGCTTGCGGCCGCTTCCTCTAGCCGCACGATGCGGCCATCAGCGGCGGGGATGCCCTCGATTCCGCTATGGGGGAGGGGGAAGCCGGGGGCGCGGCGAATGCCGCATCGCGGGGGGCGGCGAGGGGGAGGGAGGCGAGACGATGCCGGATGCGGAGGCGAGCCCCCTTCCCCCTGATGAGCCCCCCGCAGAGAACAACATCGAGGGCTAGCCGCTGCACAGATCAGCGGGAGGGCAGGATGCCCGACTTCCGCTTTGTTGTCTTTGCGGCACGACGGAAGCCGCCCCCAAAGAGCTGGAGTCGTGCAGCCCCGGGGCGGGGACCGCCACAGTCGCCTTGATGTTCGAAGGCTGGCGACGGCGCCGCCCCTCATGGCTCGGTGGAGTAGTCCACTTCGCGAACCTGCTTTCGGGTGCGGAGTTCCTCAACGCATCCACGAATGGCCTCCCGCACCCATTGCGCGATCGGCGCCGGAACGCTGTCGATGGTCGTGATCGGCGTCGAATGATCCGAAGACGTGATCCGCACGGTGGCCAGCCCGAAGACCCGTTCAAAGACGGACTGCGAAAAAGCCGTGTCTTTGACGCGGTAGAGTTCCAACTCTTCGACGTGCCGCGAAATGATCCCCCGGGTCGTGCGGAGCCGTTGCGACGTGAGTTCGTAGCGCGTGGTGCGGACGATCAGGTATCGCCAGACGGCCCGACCGAAGGGCAACACGAGCCAGCAAAACAGCACACCGAAGACGAACGTGCGAAGGTTGACCAGTTGCGACGGCCGCCCGGCCCAGAGGTCACGCTCCCCGGTCGGTGCGGCCCCAAGCGGTGCCGGGGGGGCGGCCGGGGCCGGTGGAATCGCGGGGAACACGAGCCCGCGGACGGCCGATGCCCGATGCCATGGGCCGGCCGGGCCGGTGGCGAACTCCGCATCCGGTGTGATCCGGCCCTCGCGGGCGAGCGCCTGAACGCGGGCCGACGGGTATGGCCCATAGACGGCCGTTCCCTGTCGCACGTACCAATCTCGGGCCATGGTGGAGTTCGTCCGGAGGCGGGGGGATGCTACCTCCGGCCGTGGCCTGCCGGCAATCGAGCGGCCGATCGACCCGGCAACGGGCTCCGCTCACCTAGGCACGGCCCGCGGCGGGGGCACCCCGCCGCGGGCCGCTCGCCCTCCCGCGATCATCCCGGGGGCCTGGCTGGGCCGCCGCTGGCATGGTCACGTTCGATCCGCTCGACGATGGCCGCCCGCTCGTCGTCGGTCAGCCCGGGGAGCCGCACGACGAGGAGCACCGCGCGGGCGAGCACGTCGAGCCGATCCGCGGCTTGGGTGTAACGTGGGGTGTAACGGGCCGGGGCGGCCGTCGCTTCGTCCCTTGTTTTCCCGTGCGAAGTGACACCCTGCCCGCAGCCTCCGGAGCTGAAGGTTACAGGTTCGATCCCTGTCGGGAGTACTTGTTGTTCGCCTCCACACCGTTGCCGTCGCCCCGCCCAATAGAGGGGATCGGCGAGGTAATCTTTGGCGGCTGCGTCGCCCAACTTGAGGCCAATCGGCTGCGGGCGCGGGGGACCAGGGCGGCCTTCTGCAACAACGCACTCAGACCGCGCGGCGACAGCGCCTCCAGCCGCTTCAGGGCATGAAGGGCGACGTGCCCCTTCCGGCCGGCCAACGACGGGCGCGAATCGCCGCGACGACCTCGGGGCCACACATCTCCACCGACCGTAACGGTGACTCGTCCCCGCTCGTCCGGTCAGGCCATCAGGCGAGGATCTCAGCCAGCGGCCCGGCCGTGTCGATGCCCGCCAGGCCACGGTCCACCTCGCCGAACGTCTTCCGCTCGTCGCCGAAGGCCCGCAGCAGCGCCAGGTAGAAATTGCCCAGCGTCCGGTGACCGGGCTTGCCGTAGCCGGGGTACTGCAAGAACCGGCCGGCGGTCTTGAGCCGGCCACCGAGGTTGCCCACCAGCACGAGCGGCCACTGCTGGCCCGTGCCATGGTGCTCCTCGGCCGCGTCGCTCATCCAAACGATCAGCGTGTTGTCGAGCAGCGTGCCGTCACCCTCCTTCACCGCGGCCAACCGGGTGGCGATGTCGGCGACCCGCTCGGCATGAAAGCGGCGCACCGGCACCGCGTGCTCCTCACGACCGGGCTGTCCGGCCATGTGGCCGATGGCATGGCCGTCGATCTTCACGCCCAGGTCGGTCCAGTGATGGTATCCCTGGTGGAAGCAGACGGCGTCGATCACCACCACGTTCGTCAGCCGCGCGGCGAGGGCCGAGGCCGCGATGGCGCACTGCGCCTTGAACCGATCCGTCGTCCGCTTGGCTTCGACTCCGGCAAGGTCGGGCCGATTGGCCCGCAACTGGTCACCGATCGCGTCGATGCTGTCCTGCCGGGCCCGCATCTGGTCGAACGAGTCGAGATAGATGTCGAGTTTTTCCCGGTCCATGGCCGGCAACGCGTCGCGGACACGCCGGACGTCGCCCCGGATGTGGTCGAGGAGTTCCGCCCGGGCGGCGAACACCTTGCGCGCGTCCCCCCCGGCCACGCTGCCGAACAGGGTCCGGAAGGCGACGTTGGGATCGGCGATGAGCGGCAGGGGACGACGCGGCGCGATCAACGAGGCATTGCTGACGAACACGGTGCCCGGTGTCGGATGGACGGCCAGGCCGAGCACGGGGAACGGCGTGGTCGCCTTCCCGGCCAGCGCATGGTCGATCGTCTGCATGTGCAGGGGGCGGGTGCCGGGGATGCTCGTGGCGCAGTTATTGAGCGCCCCGCAGCCGGCGCCGTGGTTGGGACTGATGTGCTTGCCCGACAACCCAAGCACGATCGACATCCGGTCCTTGAACGGCTCCAGCGGCGCGATCGGCGCGGGCAGGTCATGCCCCGCCAGCGGGGCGTCGATGACCGTCTCCGCGGTGCTGTTCCACATGCTCTCCTTGCCGAGCGTTGCCGGCCGGATGTGGTGCCCCCAGAGTCCGTTGCTCTCGATGACGAACACGATCCGCGGCGGGGCCGCCGCGCCACGGGCCTCGGCGGCCAGGCCCTCGAGGAACGGCTGGAGGACGACCGCGCCTGCGCCGAGCGAGACGCCCTTCACCAGGCTGCGGCGATCGATCGCGTCGGGCGTGAGCATCCGAGGCGCATCGGAGAACGGCGTCATGACGACTCCTTCGAGGCGGAAACGTTGGAAATCGAGGCGCCAGGCGGCGAATTGGTATCACCGACCTATTATACACAGTATCGGCTGTCTCACCACCCGTCCACCACTCGCCCGCCGCCCTGAAAAAGGGCAGTTTTGCCGGCATTTCTCCTCCCAGACGCGTCGGCCCTGAAGCGTCCGCGGACGCCGGCCGGATGACCGGCCGGTCGTGCCGGCTGTACAACCGGGACATGCGGGTTGCGGGACTCCTGACCAGATCGCTGCGGACGCACCCGCGGGAAGCATCCCCGCGTGGTCGGTGGTTGGCGTCGGCGCCCATCATCGTGGCTTCCGCGCTCGTCGCCACGGCCCATGCCGGTGACGACGCGACCGCGCCGGCGATCCATGTCGACGACACGCCCGCCGTGATCGAGATCGAGACGCGGTCGCTGCGGGCCCGGATCGCCAAGGAGGGCTACGTCAGTGGCATCCAGGCCGGGTCGTTCGAGGACCGGGCCACCGGCACCCGCGACCTCGGCTTCGGCCTCGACGTGGCCGACTGGATCATGGAGCCGGGCAGCGACCGGGAATACCGCGACCGGCTTCCGCCAGAACTCGTCTACGATCACGGCACCATGCATCACGGCGACCTGCCCAAGCGTGGTATCGAGGGGCCGCAGATCTGCACGCAGGCGCGGCGACTGCAGCCGACGATCACCCGCGGCCCCGACTTCGTCGCCGTCGAACACTCCTTCCGATTCACGCTCGCCGCGCCGGGCCGGCGGGCGGGCTCGCTCTGGACGCAGCGGCTGGTGTTCCCCGCCGGCACGCGATACTACCTGTCGATGCACCGCATCGATTCCGTCAACGACAGCCCGGCGCTGTTCCTGCGGATCGACATGCCGGGGCACATCCGCCACACCGCGGGGGACCGGTTCGCGGAGGTGTTCCTCAGCACCCATGGCCGCATCCCGGCGGCCGAGTTCCGCGCCGATTTTCCCCCCGACGCCCGGTTTCTCTACCGCCGCGGCAAGGACCCGTTACCACGCCGCATGATTCGTGCCTACAGGCCGACCCGTGCCGACGGCGCGCCGGGCCCGTGGCTCGCGGGCATGACGCTCGATCCGGAGGTCGTCTCCGAGGCATGGTGCCACCAGCGCGGCTACGTCTGCATGATCGAGGAGTTCGGCGGCTTTCCGGTCCGCGCCGGGGAGAGCTTCTCGGCCGCGTTCCTCGTCGGCTATTTCGACTCGATCGCCGACATGGAGGCGGCCTACGATCGGCATCGCGGGGCGCGGCGACTGGAGGTCGAGGACGACCGCTGGCGCTTGCTCCCCTGAGATCGGGGCGACACGGGCGTGGTATGATCCCGACGCGTTCCGGCGACGGCCGCCGGGAGCATTTCCCCTTCCGGAAGCGGTCGGCCATGACCTCCATTCGCGCGGCGCTCGTGATCCTCCTGTCCGGCGTCTGCGGCGCCGCGGCCGGGGCGGAACCGGCCGTCGACCCCCCGTGGCGGTACACGTTTGAGAAGCCGGGCCCGAGCTGGGCGGAAGAAGGCTTCGACGACTCCGGCTGGCGGCAGGGGCCGGGCGGATTTGGCGACGGCAAGGCGCCGCAGTCCCGCATCGGAACCGAGTGGACGACGGACGACATCTGGATCCGACGCACGATCGAACTGCCCGCGCCCTGCGCCGAGCCGGCCCTGTACGTGCACCATGACGACGACGCCGAGGTGTTTCTCAACGGCCGGCCCGTCGCCAGCCTGCCCGGGTCGCAGAGCGAATACCGGGTCGTGCCGCTCGACGCCCAGGGGCGGGCCGCGATCCGAACCGGCCGCAACACGGTCGCCGTTCACTGTCGGGAGAAGCGGCTCGGGCAATTCATCGACGTCCACGTCATCGACGCCACGCGCATACCCCTCCTGCCCCAGCCGGAGTGGACGAAGCGAATCTTCAAGTCGGACCTCGTCACCCGCTGGGGCGCCGCGGTCACGCCGGCGAGCGCCTGGCTCGACTATCCGCGGCCGCAGTTTGTCCGCGACTCATGGACGAATCTCAACGGCACGTGGGACTACCGGGTCACACCGCGGGCCGAGCAGGCGATTCCCGACCGCTGGGAAGGCACGATCCTCGTCCCGTTCTGCCTCGAGTCGCGGCTCGGCGGCGTGCGCCGGCCGCTCAGTGACGCCGACACGCTCTGGTATCGGCGGTCCTTCACCGCCACCCCCGCCCCCGGATACCGGACCCTGCTGAACTTCGAGGCCGTCGATTACCGGTGCCGCGTGTACGTCAACGGCACGGCCGTCGGCGACCACACCGGCGGCAACACCCCGTTCAGCGTCGACGCCACGCCGGCGCTGCGGGCAGGCACGAACGAGCTCGTGGTGCGGGTCGAGGACGACACCGAGGGGATGCAGCTGCGCGGCAAGCAGTCGGTGTCGCCGGTGGGCATCTACTACACGCGCGTCTCGGGGATCTGGCAGACGGTGTGGCTGGAGACCGTGCCCGAAAATCGGCTCGCCTCCGTCGCGATCACGACCGACGCCGCCCGCGGCACGATCACGGTCCGGCCCACGGTGGCCGGCACGGCGGGCCGGCTGCGGGTCCGGGCCACGCTCGCCGGCGTTGCAGCCGGCAACGCCGAGGGCCCGGCCACCGGACCGGTCACGGTCACTGTGGCCGAGCCGCGACTCTGGTCGCCAGCCCACCCGCACCTCTACGACCTGGCCCTGGAACTCGTCGCCGCCGACGGCACGCTGCTCGACCGGGTCGGTTCCTACGCCGGCATCCGCACGCTCGGCAAGGAGCGGGACGCGGCGGGGCACCTCCGGTTCACGCTCAACGGCAAGCCGATCTTCCACTGGGGCACGCTCGACCAGGGCTGGTGGCCCGATGGCCTGCTCACGCCCCCGTCCGACGCGGCGATGCGGTCCGACATCGAGTACCTCAAGGCCGCCGGCTTCAACATGATCCGCAAGCACGTCAAGGTCGAGCCGCGCCGCTACTACGCCCACTGCGACCGGATCGGCATGCTCGTCTGGCAGGACCAGGTGAGCGGCGGCCTCCAGCCCCACTGGAAGATGCTCGCCGCCGACCCGCCCGAGGCCCGCTGGAACGACGACGACCATGACCAGTTCATGCGCGAACTCGCCGAGATGGTGACGAGCCTGGAGAACCATCCGTCGATCGTCGTCTGGACGCCGTTCAACGAGGCCTGGGCGCAGCACCGCACGGCCGCCGTCGGCCGCTGGCTCGCCGACCGCGACCCGACGCGGCCCGTCAACATCGCCAGCGGCGGCAACTTCTTCCCGGTCGGCGACATCGTCGATTTCCACGCCTACCCGCACCCGTCGTTCCCCTTCGACGCGGCCCGGTACCGCGACTTCATCCACGTGGTCGGCGAGTTCGGTGGCCACGGCCTGCCGGTCGCCGGACATCTGTGGGACGGCACGGCGGGCAACTGGGGCTACGGCGGCCTGCCCAAGGACGCGGCGGAGTACGCCGCCCGCTACAAGGAGTCGATCGACAAGCTGGTCGCCCTCGAGCGACAGGGCATCGCTGCCGGCGTCTACACGCAGACCACC is from Planctomycetia bacterium and encodes:
- a CDS encoding DNA methyltransferase yeeA, producing MLQSLTPHAFIAKWKPADLSERAACQEHFIDLCRMLGHPTPAEADPTGEEYTFERGVEKSEGGNGWADVWKRGYFGWEYKGKHKDLKAAYAQLQLYRESLENPPLLVVCDLNRFEIHTNFTGCAKRVYAFDLDSLDHPVNLGTLRKLFHDPQALRPEHTTEDITVEAAKTFATMIDGWRDRGITGHDAAHFAMKLLFCMFAEDIDLLPDRTFRSTIEGAKKDPARLAGRLKSLFDCMASGGDYGPVSVPWFNGGLFKAGEPVPSLLSTDVERLITLNAYDWASVEPSIFGTLFERTLDPAKRSQIGAHYTSREDILTLLEPVLMAPLRREWAAVQSRAEELWPQLADKKKAAKARKELDRLLRDFVERLAAVKILDPSCGSGNFLYVAITLLLDLEKEVIAKAATFGTTLLPQVRPSQLYGLEINPYAAELAQVVIWIGYLQWMHFNGFAAPRDPILQPIDTIRNTDAIIDLTDPQNPKEPEWPEADVIVGNPPFLGRSFLRSELSVAYVAALFAVYNGRLPPSSDLCCYWFERARAAIEQGRSTSAGLLATQGIRGGKNREVLSRIAETGTIFFAISDKDWILDGANVHISIVGFGGKSEIVRTLDGRSVSKINSDLSPLEDVTTSQILKSNRGICSRGSQKRGAFDIPRDVAESMILAPINAHGVPNSDVVVPYWNGMDLTRRSRNMWIIDFGSDRSHDDAAQYELPFEYVRAHVHSERMKNNDARLKTSWWLHGITQPAMRAALSRIPRCCVTARVAKYRLFAWIALPLLPDDQLIVFARDDDFYLGVLHSRPHELWALKRGTRLETRPRYTPTTCFETFPLPEPTAAQRDAISAAAKELDTLRTNWLNPPEWTREEVLTFPGSVDGPWTRYVTEPNAKGIGTVRYPRVVPADAAAAKKLAKRTLTNLYNERPTWLDLAHKRLDEAVFAAYAWPTDLSDEDLLARLLALNLERAGAE
- a CDS encoding hydrolase — protein: MTSIRAALVILLSGVCGAAAGAEPAVDPPWRYTFEKPGPSWAEEGFDDSGWRQGPGGFGDGKAPQSRIGTEWTTDDIWIRRTIELPAPCAEPALYVHHDDDAEVFLNGRPVASLPGSQSEYRVVPLDAQGRAAIRTGRNTVAVHCREKRLGQFIDVHVIDATRIPLLPQPEWTKRIFKSDLVTRWGAAVTPASAWLDYPRPQFVRDSWTNLNGTWDYRVTPRAEQAIPDRWEGTILVPFCLESRLGGVRRPLSDADTLWYRRSFTATPAPGYRTLLNFEAVDYRCRVYVNGTAVGDHTGGNTPFSVDATPALRAGTNELVVRVEDDTEGMQLRGKQSVSPVGIYYTRVSGIWQTVWLETVPENRLASVAITTDAARGTITVRPTVAGTAGRLRVRATLAGVAAGNAEGPATGPVTVTVAEPRLWSPAHPHLYDLALELVAADGTLLDRVGSYAGIRTLGKERDAAGHLRFTLNGKPIFHWGTLDQGWWPDGLLTPPSDAAMRSDIEYLKAAGFNMIRKHVKVEPRRYYAHCDRIGMLVWQDQVSGGLQPHWKMLAADPPEARWNDDDHDQFMRELAEMVTSLENHPSIVVWTPFNEAWAQHRTAAVGRWLADRDPTRPVNIASGGNFFPVGDIVDFHAYPHPSFPFDAARYRDFIHVVGEFGGHGLPVAGHLWDGTAGNWGYGGLPKDAAEYAARYKESIDKLVALERQGIAAGVYTQTTDVEAEINGLLTYDREQAKIPAATLRELHRPLGLE